The following are encoded in a window of bacterium genomic DNA:
- a CDS encoding ankyrin repeat domain-containing protein, whose amino-acid sequence MRTDGTTHSIPGHSFCSTAIDMVRHYGGILLLILLQFIAPVFASEEAAKQMLQRLGIKRDETTFFERINRDDSKIVKLLIQSGIPANRQNELGITPLMVAAEKGSHKTVKVLLDAGVDVNAKDKVFTKTALMRAAENGHTEILKVLVKAGADLNARTETKIHFGITYPGNNTALLLATINRHSQAIEFLLDQGSDPTIRNSDGSTALSIAEKGTDLRLISLLKAAEERINQSKSKNTP is encoded by the coding sequence ATGAGAACCGACGGAACAACTCATTCCATTCCCGGGCATAGCTTTTGCTCTACAGCAATTGATATGGTGCGACATTACGGGGGGATTCTTCTACTGATACTGTTACAGTTTATCGCTCCGGTTTTCGCTTCTGAAGAAGCAGCGAAACAAATGTTACAGAGGCTCGGCATCAAGCGAGATGAAACAACTTTCTTTGAAAGAATCAACAGGGATGACTCTAAAATCGTAAAACTTCTAATACAATCCGGTATTCCTGCAAATCGACAAAATGAGTTAGGAATCACTCCATTGATGGTCGCCGCAGAAAAGGGTTCCCATAAGACAGTAAAGGTTCTGCTGGATGCTGGAGTGGATGTAAATGCAAAAGACAAAGTCTTCACCAAAACAGCTCTGATGCGGGCAGCGGAAAACGGGCACACAGAAATCCTGAAGGTCCTTGTTAAAGCTGGAGCTGATTTGAACGCGCGAACCGAAACAAAAATTCATTTCGGAATCACCTATCCCGGCAACAACACTGCCCTCCTTCTTGCAACCATAAACCGTCACTCTCAAGCAATTGAATTCTTGCTGGACCAGGGCTCCGATCCCACGATTCGAAATAGTGATGGCTCCACCGCACTCTCTATAGCGGAAAAGGGGACCGATTTACGATTAATTTCTCTTTTGAAAGCCGCTGAAGAACGAATCAACCAATCAAAAAGCAAAAATACGCCATGA